One part of the Diadema setosum chromosome 22, eeDiaSeto1, whole genome shotgun sequence genome encodes these proteins:
- the LOC140245226 gene encoding uncharacterized protein: MTGDPFDYTSYAATPFYYGSDCFVMDKDEDYKWEDEICYFKNAYICETPAKPATAWTSREYLLARKSFSPVVQTLVQNITTPYFLQCGSSCVANENCTTFAYNEQTGDCRVAGPVKHSQFSSGFDLYSLYERKPEDTSKNILVGDEQGKKVWMADVDKMVFSEIPVGVTWPFKAALDPLTGYVYAAQYNTLSRGTVDGSAMETIEVTGDSSERITDISIDARSRRLFAVVQTHSRIMGFYVDTESLTSFVLVDTGLNNPRCVHAVPLRGHVYFGDDDEIERIDVDGSNRVVIASNPSLTHIVAIAVDTETEKIFAIDWNEEDIFYMNLDGTDLGAFPSITSGVRGLACHGGLLYWMDEDSTLRVTTTIPNSTVTTEGNVLFAGGKFLSIN; this comes from the exons ATGACTGGAGACCCCTTTGACTACACCAGTTACGCAGCCACACCCTTCTATTACGGATCAGACTGTTTTGTTATGGACAAGGATGAAGACTACAAGTGGGAGGATGAAATATGCTACTTCAAGAACGCCTACATTTGCGAGACACCGG CTAAACCTGCAACAGCATGGACATCAAGAGAATACTTATTAGCAAGAAAGAGCTTTTCACCAGTCGTCCAAACCCTGGTACAAAACATAACGACGCCGTACTTTCTTCAATGCGGGTCCTCGTGCGTGGCCAACGAGAACTGTACAACGTTTGCCTACAACGAGCAGACGGGAGATTGTCGCGTGGCGGGACCGGTGAAACACTCCCAGTTCAGCTCTGGTTTCGACCTGTACTCACTCTACGAACGAAAACCAGAAG ATACGAGCAAGAATATATTAGTTGGTGACGAACAGGGTAAAAAAGTATGGATGGCCGACGTGGACAAAATGGTCTTTTCCGAGATCCCTGTTGGCGTCACCTGGCCATTTAAGGCAGCACTGGACCCTTTGACAGGATATGTATACGCGGCGCAATACAACACACTGAGTAGAGGAACAGTGGATGGCTCTGCAATGGAGACTATTGAGGTCACTGGAGATAGTTCAGAAC GTATTACCGATATATCCATTGACGCCCGATCGCGAAGGCTTTTCGCCGTCGTCCAGACTCATAGTAGGATAATGGGTTTCTACGTGGACACTGAATCCCTCACTTCCTTCGTCCTAGTTGATACTGGTCTAAACAACCCACGTTGTGTGCATGCCGTTCCCTTGCGAGG ACACGTGTATTTTGGTGACGACGACGAAATTGAAAGGATAGACGTCGACGGGAGCAATCGTGTCGTCATCGCATCGAACCCGTCCCTGACTCATATCGTTGCTATTGCAGTAGATACCGAGA CTGAAAAGATTTTCGCCATTGACTGGAACGAGGAGGATATTTTCTACATGAATCTGGATGGGACGGATCTCGGAGCTTTCCCTTCCATCACCTCCGGGGTGAGAGGACTTGCATGTCATGGCGGCCTCCTCTACTGGATGGACGAAGACTCCACCCTGCGTGTGACGACCACGATTCCAAACTCGACAGTGACGACAGAAGGCAACGTTCTGTTCGCTGGTGGAAAATTCCTATCAATCAACTGA